In one Conger conger chromosome 5, fConCon1.1, whole genome shotgun sequence genomic region, the following are encoded:
- the cep43 gene encoding FGFR1 oncogene partner isoform X2, translating into MIVSGVCLVVLVKMSAAEEDTELRDLLIQNLENNGVLNKIKAELRAAVFLALEEQDKVENKTPLVNENLKKCLNTKDGRLVASLITDFLHVFNLDFTLAVFQPEINSLNGLESREAVARELGITDQEGNKGTPLLLELIKRSRHKDKASMFSEGERTMPIPKELSPRQIAEARRKFDFYDKDKRGGINKDQLRTLFSDLFPGFHKNMLESYITDEFRALDKDFSNSIDFQEFLGMYKRLFMQCRSVVCSDVSDIIPIPNKFSEEKISTSPSSKIPRYKGFLKLSEEEEDEEEKAGAKAVEVGHSDTSLTFGSMKSRGQTPVLSREPKHGDITSPPLRKSVEEDEDEGDSFFDDPLPTPKKTFGCNLAKADKSHSEASLSEHNNSRREVGRPMKESSLSRGSLPPLRKSSSLNDLSAINSDTDADDPFSDSDNGGGYSPEPVRRRADPVRPAGSPPPPPRDGPRSKSGEPNPRDPADRRTGNHKDKGFRDSKTESQTRSRDGALGSDEDNDYDDDFNSHRSDNSRSELSIGEEIEEVSIEGPDGSDKLDDLTVDLSLSQLSQGADYMEEVA; encoded by the exons ATGATAGTTTCGGGCGTTTGTTTGGTTGTCTTGGTGAAAATGTCTGCAGCAGAGGAAGATACAGAGCTACGTGATCTTCTGATTCAAAACTTAGAAAACAACGGAGTTCTGAATAAAATTAAG GCTGAACTGCGTGCTGCTGTGTTTCTTGCATTGGAGGAGCAGGACAAAGTAGAG AATAAAACTCCCCTTGTGAATGAAAACCTAAAGAAGTGTCTAAATACCAAAGATG GACGATTGGTGGCCAGCCTCATCACAGACTTCCtgcatgtttttaatttagACTTCACGCTTGCTGTCTTTCAGCCAGAAATAAACTCT CTGAATGGCCTGGAGAGTCGAGAAGCTGTGGCCCGTGAGCTGGGCATCACGGACCAGGAGGGTAACAAGGGCACGCCGCTGCTCCTGGAGCTGATTAAGAGGAGCCGGCACAAGGACAAAGCCTCAATGTTCTCAGAG GGAGAAAGAACCATGCCTATTCCCAAG GAGTTATCTCCCAGGCAGATTGCTGAGGCCAGGAGGAAATTTGACTTTTATGACAAG GACAAACGTGGTGGAATAAACAAAGATCAGTTGAGGACACTGTTCTCGGACCTCTTCCCGGGATTCCACAA GAATATGCTTGAGAGCTACATAACAGATGAATTCAGAGCTTTAGACAAGGACTTCAGTAACT CCATAGACTTCCAGGAATTTCTGGGGATGTATAAACGTTTGTTTATGCAATGTCGAAGTGTG GTCTGCAGTGATGTAAGTGACATCATTCCAATTCCAAATAAATTTTCAGAAGAGAAAATATCTACTTCACCTTCCAGTAAG ATACCCCGATATAAAGGATTTCTTAAActcagtgaggaggaggaggatgaggaggaaaaAGCTGGCGCCAAG GCAGTCGAGGTAGGCCACAGTGACACCAGCTTGACGTTTGGGTCCATGAAGAGCAGGGGTCAAACGCCGGTGTTGTCCAGAGAGCCAAAACACGGCGACATAACCTCGCCACCACTGAGAAAGAGTGtggaggaagatgaggatgagGGGGACTCCTTCTTCGACGACCCCCTCCCTACACCAAAGAAGACTTTTGGCTG TAATCTCGCCAAGGCAGATAAAAGTCATTCAGAGGCCAgtctctctgaacacaacaataGTCGCAGAGA GGTGGGCAGGCCGATGAAGGAGAGCAGTCTCTCTCGGGGGTCCCTTCCTCCTCTGAGGAAGAGCAGTAGCCTCAATGA TCTGTCTGCCATAAACAGCGATACAGACGCGGACGACCCCTTTTCAGACAGTGATAACGGGGGAGGGTACAGCCCAGAGCCTGTGAGGAG GAGAGCGGACCCCGTCAGACCGGCGggcagccccccgccccccccgagAGACGGTCCCCGGTCGAAGAGCGGAGAGCCGAACCCGCGGGACCCCGCCGACAGGAGGACGG GTAATCACAAAGACAAAGGATTCAGAGACTCCAAGACGGAGAGCCAAACCCGTAGCAGAGATGGAGCCCTTGGATCTG ATGAAGACAATGACTATGACGATGATTTCAACAG CCACAGATCAGATAACTCTCGAAGCGAGCTGAGCATCGGGGAAGAGATCGAGGAGGTCTCCATCGAGGGACCTGACGGAAGTGATAAG cTCGATGACCTCACTGTGGACCTCAGCCTGTCGCAGCTCAGCCAAGGGGCAGACTACATGGAGGAGGTGGCCTGA
- the cep43 gene encoding FGFR1 oncogene partner isoform X6 has translation MIVSGVCLVVLVKMSAAEEDTELRDLLIQNLENNGVLNKIKAELRAAVFLALEEQDKVENKTPLVNENLKKCLNTKDGRLVASLITDFLHVFNLDFTLAVFQPEINSLNGLESREAVARELGITDQEGNKGTPLLLELIKRSRHKDKASMFSEGERTMPIPKELSPRQIAEARRKFDFYDKDKRGGINKDQLRTLFSDLFPGFHKNMLESYITDEFRALDKDFSNSIDFQEFLGMYKRLFMQCRSVVCSDVSDIIPIPNKFSEEKISTSPSSKIPRYKGFLKLSEEEEDEEEKAGAKAVEVGHSDTSLTFGSMKSRGQTPVLSREPKHGDITSPPLRKSVEEDEDEGDSFFDDPLPTPKKTFGCNLAKADKSHSEASLSEHNNSRRDLSAINSDTDADDPFSDSDNGGGYSPEPVRRRADPVRPAGSPPPPPRDGPRSKSGEPNPRDPADRRTGNHKDKGFRDSKTESQTRSRDGALGSDEDNDYDDDFNSHRSDNSRSELSIGEEIEEVSIEGPDGSDKLDDLTVDLSLSQLSQGADYMEEVA, from the exons ATGATAGTTTCGGGCGTTTGTTTGGTTGTCTTGGTGAAAATGTCTGCAGCAGAGGAAGATACAGAGCTACGTGATCTTCTGATTCAAAACTTAGAAAACAACGGAGTTCTGAATAAAATTAAG GCTGAACTGCGTGCTGCTGTGTTTCTTGCATTGGAGGAGCAGGACAAAGTAGAG AATAAAACTCCCCTTGTGAATGAAAACCTAAAGAAGTGTCTAAATACCAAAGATG GACGATTGGTGGCCAGCCTCATCACAGACTTCCtgcatgtttttaatttagACTTCACGCTTGCTGTCTTTCAGCCAGAAATAAACTCT CTGAATGGCCTGGAGAGTCGAGAAGCTGTGGCCCGTGAGCTGGGCATCACGGACCAGGAGGGTAACAAGGGCACGCCGCTGCTCCTGGAGCTGATTAAGAGGAGCCGGCACAAGGACAAAGCCTCAATGTTCTCAGAG GGAGAAAGAACCATGCCTATTCCCAAG GAGTTATCTCCCAGGCAGATTGCTGAGGCCAGGAGGAAATTTGACTTTTATGACAAG GACAAACGTGGTGGAATAAACAAAGATCAGTTGAGGACACTGTTCTCGGACCTCTTCCCGGGATTCCACAA GAATATGCTTGAGAGCTACATAACAGATGAATTCAGAGCTTTAGACAAGGACTTCAGTAACT CCATAGACTTCCAGGAATTTCTGGGGATGTATAAACGTTTGTTTATGCAATGTCGAAGTGTG GTCTGCAGTGATGTAAGTGACATCATTCCAATTCCAAATAAATTTTCAGAAGAGAAAATATCTACTTCACCTTCCAGTAAG ATACCCCGATATAAAGGATTTCTTAAActcagtgaggaggaggaggatgaggaggaaaaAGCTGGCGCCAAG GCAGTCGAGGTAGGCCACAGTGACACCAGCTTGACGTTTGGGTCCATGAAGAGCAGGGGTCAAACGCCGGTGTTGTCCAGAGAGCCAAAACACGGCGACATAACCTCGCCACCACTGAGAAAGAGTGtggaggaagatgaggatgagGGGGACTCCTTCTTCGACGACCCCCTCCCTACACCAAAGAAGACTTTTGGCTG TAATCTCGCCAAGGCAGATAAAAGTCATTCAGAGGCCAgtctctctgaacacaacaataGTCGCAGAGA TCTGTCTGCCATAAACAGCGATACAGACGCGGACGACCCCTTTTCAGACAGTGATAACGGGGGAGGGTACAGCCCAGAGCCTGTGAGGAG GAGAGCGGACCCCGTCAGACCGGCGggcagccccccgccccccccgagAGACGGTCCCCGGTCGAAGAGCGGAGAGCCGAACCCGCGGGACCCCGCCGACAGGAGGACGG GTAATCACAAAGACAAAGGATTCAGAGACTCCAAGACGGAGAGCCAAACCCGTAGCAGAGATGGAGCCCTTGGATCTG ATGAAGACAATGACTATGACGATGATTTCAACAG CCACAGATCAGATAACTCTCGAAGCGAGCTGAGCATCGGGGAAGAGATCGAGGAGGTCTCCATCGAGGGACCTGACGGAAGTGATAAG cTCGATGACCTCACTGTGGACCTCAGCCTGTCGCAGCTCAGCCAAGGGGCAGACTACATGGAGGAGGTGGCCTGA
- the cep43 gene encoding FGFR1 oncogene partner isoform X4, with the protein MIVSGVCLVVLVKMSAAEEDTELRDLLIQNLENNGVLNKIKAELRAAVFLALEEQDKVENKTPLVNENLKKCLNTKDGRLVASLITDFLHVFNLDFTLAVFQPEINSLNGLESREAVARELGITDQEGNKGTPLLLELIKRSRHKDKASMFSEGERTMPIPKELSPRQIAEARRKFDFYDKDKRGGINKDQLRTLFSDLFPGFHKNMLESYITDEFRALDKDFSNSIDFQEFLGMYKRLFMQCRSVVCSDVSDIIPIPNKFSEEKISTSPSSKAVEVGHSDTSLTFGSMKSRGQTPVLSREPKHGDITSPPLRKSVEEDEDEGDSFFDDPLPTPKKTFGCSNLAKADKSHSEASLSEHNNSRREVGRPMKESSLSRGSLPPLRKSSSLNDLSAINSDTDADDPFSDSDNGGGYSPEPVRRRADPVRPAGSPPPPPRDGPRSKSGEPNPRDPADRRTGNHKDKGFRDSKTESQTRSRDGALGSDEDNDYDDDFNSHRSDNSRSELSIGEEIEEVSIEGPDGSDKLDDLTVDLSLSQLSQGADYMEEVA; encoded by the exons ATGATAGTTTCGGGCGTTTGTTTGGTTGTCTTGGTGAAAATGTCTGCAGCAGAGGAAGATACAGAGCTACGTGATCTTCTGATTCAAAACTTAGAAAACAACGGAGTTCTGAATAAAATTAAG GCTGAACTGCGTGCTGCTGTGTTTCTTGCATTGGAGGAGCAGGACAAAGTAGAG AATAAAACTCCCCTTGTGAATGAAAACCTAAAGAAGTGTCTAAATACCAAAGATG GACGATTGGTGGCCAGCCTCATCACAGACTTCCtgcatgtttttaatttagACTTCACGCTTGCTGTCTTTCAGCCAGAAATAAACTCT CTGAATGGCCTGGAGAGTCGAGAAGCTGTGGCCCGTGAGCTGGGCATCACGGACCAGGAGGGTAACAAGGGCACGCCGCTGCTCCTGGAGCTGATTAAGAGGAGCCGGCACAAGGACAAAGCCTCAATGTTCTCAGAG GGAGAAAGAACCATGCCTATTCCCAAG GAGTTATCTCCCAGGCAGATTGCTGAGGCCAGGAGGAAATTTGACTTTTATGACAAG GACAAACGTGGTGGAATAAACAAAGATCAGTTGAGGACACTGTTCTCGGACCTCTTCCCGGGATTCCACAA GAATATGCTTGAGAGCTACATAACAGATGAATTCAGAGCTTTAGACAAGGACTTCAGTAACT CCATAGACTTCCAGGAATTTCTGGGGATGTATAAACGTTTGTTTATGCAATGTCGAAGTGTG GTCTGCAGTGATGTAAGTGACATCATTCCAATTCCAAATAAATTTTCAGAAGAGAAAATATCTACTTCACCTTCCAGTAAG GCAGTCGAGGTAGGCCACAGTGACACCAGCTTGACGTTTGGGTCCATGAAGAGCAGGGGTCAAACGCCGGTGTTGTCCAGAGAGCCAAAACACGGCGACATAACCTCGCCACCACTGAGAAAGAGTGtggaggaagatgaggatgagGGGGACTCCTTCTTCGACGACCCCCTCCCTACACCAAAGAAGACTTTTGGCTG TAGTAATCTCGCCAAGGCAGATAAAAGTCATTCAGAGGCCAgtctctctgaacacaacaataGTCGCAGAGA GGTGGGCAGGCCGATGAAGGAGAGCAGTCTCTCTCGGGGGTCCCTTCCTCCTCTGAGGAAGAGCAGTAGCCTCAATGA TCTGTCTGCCATAAACAGCGATACAGACGCGGACGACCCCTTTTCAGACAGTGATAACGGGGGAGGGTACAGCCCAGAGCCTGTGAGGAG GAGAGCGGACCCCGTCAGACCGGCGggcagccccccgccccccccgagAGACGGTCCCCGGTCGAAGAGCGGAGAGCCGAACCCGCGGGACCCCGCCGACAGGAGGACGG GTAATCACAAAGACAAAGGATTCAGAGACTCCAAGACGGAGAGCCAAACCCGTAGCAGAGATGGAGCCCTTGGATCTG ATGAAGACAATGACTATGACGATGATTTCAACAG CCACAGATCAGATAACTCTCGAAGCGAGCTGAGCATCGGGGAAGAGATCGAGGAGGTCTCCATCGAGGGACCTGACGGAAGTGATAAG cTCGATGACCTCACTGTGGACCTCAGCCTGTCGCAGCTCAGCCAAGGGGCAGACTACATGGAGGAGGTGGCCTGA
- the cep43 gene encoding FGFR1 oncogene partner isoform X3, which yields MIVSGVCLVVLVKMSAAEEDTELRDLLIQNLENNGVLNKIKAELRAAVFLALEEQDKVENKTPLVNENLKKCLNTKDGRLVASLITDFLHVFNLDFTLAVFQPEINSLNGLESREAVARELGITDQEGNKGTPLLLELIKRSRHKDKASMFSEELSPRQIAEARRKFDFYDKDKRGGINKDQLRTLFSDLFPGFHKNMLESYITDEFRALDKDFSNSIDFQEFLGMYKRLFMQCRSVVCSDVSDIIPIPNKFSEEKISTSPSSKIPRYKGFLKLSEEEEDEEEKAGAKAVEVGHSDTSLTFGSMKSRGQTPVLSREPKHGDITSPPLRKSVEEDEDEGDSFFDDPLPTPKKTFGCSNLAKADKSHSEASLSEHNNSRREVGRPMKESSLSRGSLPPLRKSSSLNDLSAINSDTDADDPFSDSDNGGGYSPEPVRRRADPVRPAGSPPPPPRDGPRSKSGEPNPRDPADRRTGNHKDKGFRDSKTESQTRSRDGALGSDEDNDYDDDFNSHRSDNSRSELSIGEEIEEVSIEGPDGSDKLDDLTVDLSLSQLSQGADYMEEVA from the exons ATGATAGTTTCGGGCGTTTGTTTGGTTGTCTTGGTGAAAATGTCTGCAGCAGAGGAAGATACAGAGCTACGTGATCTTCTGATTCAAAACTTAGAAAACAACGGAGTTCTGAATAAAATTAAG GCTGAACTGCGTGCTGCTGTGTTTCTTGCATTGGAGGAGCAGGACAAAGTAGAG AATAAAACTCCCCTTGTGAATGAAAACCTAAAGAAGTGTCTAAATACCAAAGATG GACGATTGGTGGCCAGCCTCATCACAGACTTCCtgcatgtttttaatttagACTTCACGCTTGCTGTCTTTCAGCCAGAAATAAACTCT CTGAATGGCCTGGAGAGTCGAGAAGCTGTGGCCCGTGAGCTGGGCATCACGGACCAGGAGGGTAACAAGGGCACGCCGCTGCTCCTGGAGCTGATTAAGAGGAGCCGGCACAAGGACAAAGCCTCAATGTTCTCAGAG GAGTTATCTCCCAGGCAGATTGCTGAGGCCAGGAGGAAATTTGACTTTTATGACAAG GACAAACGTGGTGGAATAAACAAAGATCAGTTGAGGACACTGTTCTCGGACCTCTTCCCGGGATTCCACAA GAATATGCTTGAGAGCTACATAACAGATGAATTCAGAGCTTTAGACAAGGACTTCAGTAACT CCATAGACTTCCAGGAATTTCTGGGGATGTATAAACGTTTGTTTATGCAATGTCGAAGTGTG GTCTGCAGTGATGTAAGTGACATCATTCCAATTCCAAATAAATTTTCAGAAGAGAAAATATCTACTTCACCTTCCAGTAAG ATACCCCGATATAAAGGATTTCTTAAActcagtgaggaggaggaggatgaggaggaaaaAGCTGGCGCCAAG GCAGTCGAGGTAGGCCACAGTGACACCAGCTTGACGTTTGGGTCCATGAAGAGCAGGGGTCAAACGCCGGTGTTGTCCAGAGAGCCAAAACACGGCGACATAACCTCGCCACCACTGAGAAAGAGTGtggaggaagatgaggatgagGGGGACTCCTTCTTCGACGACCCCCTCCCTACACCAAAGAAGACTTTTGGCTG TAGTAATCTCGCCAAGGCAGATAAAAGTCATTCAGAGGCCAgtctctctgaacacaacaataGTCGCAGAGA GGTGGGCAGGCCGATGAAGGAGAGCAGTCTCTCTCGGGGGTCCCTTCCTCCTCTGAGGAAGAGCAGTAGCCTCAATGA TCTGTCTGCCATAAACAGCGATACAGACGCGGACGACCCCTTTTCAGACAGTGATAACGGGGGAGGGTACAGCCCAGAGCCTGTGAGGAG GAGAGCGGACCCCGTCAGACCGGCGggcagccccccgccccccccgagAGACGGTCCCCGGTCGAAGAGCGGAGAGCCGAACCCGCGGGACCCCGCCGACAGGAGGACGG GTAATCACAAAGACAAAGGATTCAGAGACTCCAAGACGGAGAGCCAAACCCGTAGCAGAGATGGAGCCCTTGGATCTG ATGAAGACAATGACTATGACGATGATTTCAACAG CCACAGATCAGATAACTCTCGAAGCGAGCTGAGCATCGGGGAAGAGATCGAGGAGGTCTCCATCGAGGGACCTGACGGAAGTGATAAG cTCGATGACCTCACTGTGGACCTCAGCCTGTCGCAGCTCAGCCAAGGGGCAGACTACATGGAGGAGGTGGCCTGA
- the cep43 gene encoding FGFR1 oncogene partner isoform X10 has product MIVSGVCLVVLVKMSAAEEDTELRDLLIQNLENNGVLNKIKAELRAAVFLALEEQDKVENKTPLVNENLKKCLNTKDGRLVASLITDFLHVFNLDFTLAVFQPEINSLNGLESREAVARELGITDQEGNKGTPLLLELIKRSRHKDKASMFSEGERTMPIPKELSPRQIAEARRKFDFYDKDKRGGINKDQLRTLFSDLFPGFHKNMLESYITDEFRALDKDFSNSIDFQEFLGMYKRLFMQCRSVVCSDVSDIIPIPNKFSEEKISTSPSSKIPRYKGFLKLSEEEEDEEEKAGAKAVEVGHSDTSLTFGSMKSRGQTPVLSREPKHGDITSPPLRKSVEEDEDEGDSFFDDPLPTPKKTFGWRADPVRPAGSPPPPPRDGPRSKSGEPNPRDPADRRTGNHKDKGFRDSKTESQTRSRDGALGSDEDNDYDDDFNSHRSDNSRSELSIGEEIEEVSIEGPDGSDKLDDLTVDLSLSQLSQGADYMEEVA; this is encoded by the exons ATGATAGTTTCGGGCGTTTGTTTGGTTGTCTTGGTGAAAATGTCTGCAGCAGAGGAAGATACAGAGCTACGTGATCTTCTGATTCAAAACTTAGAAAACAACGGAGTTCTGAATAAAATTAAG GCTGAACTGCGTGCTGCTGTGTTTCTTGCATTGGAGGAGCAGGACAAAGTAGAG AATAAAACTCCCCTTGTGAATGAAAACCTAAAGAAGTGTCTAAATACCAAAGATG GACGATTGGTGGCCAGCCTCATCACAGACTTCCtgcatgtttttaatttagACTTCACGCTTGCTGTCTTTCAGCCAGAAATAAACTCT CTGAATGGCCTGGAGAGTCGAGAAGCTGTGGCCCGTGAGCTGGGCATCACGGACCAGGAGGGTAACAAGGGCACGCCGCTGCTCCTGGAGCTGATTAAGAGGAGCCGGCACAAGGACAAAGCCTCAATGTTCTCAGAG GGAGAAAGAACCATGCCTATTCCCAAG GAGTTATCTCCCAGGCAGATTGCTGAGGCCAGGAGGAAATTTGACTTTTATGACAAG GACAAACGTGGTGGAATAAACAAAGATCAGTTGAGGACACTGTTCTCGGACCTCTTCCCGGGATTCCACAA GAATATGCTTGAGAGCTACATAACAGATGAATTCAGAGCTTTAGACAAGGACTTCAGTAACT CCATAGACTTCCAGGAATTTCTGGGGATGTATAAACGTTTGTTTATGCAATGTCGAAGTGTG GTCTGCAGTGATGTAAGTGACATCATTCCAATTCCAAATAAATTTTCAGAAGAGAAAATATCTACTTCACCTTCCAGTAAG ATACCCCGATATAAAGGATTTCTTAAActcagtgaggaggaggaggatgaggaggaaaaAGCTGGCGCCAAG GCAGTCGAGGTAGGCCACAGTGACACCAGCTTGACGTTTGGGTCCATGAAGAGCAGGGGTCAAACGCCGGTGTTGTCCAGAGAGCCAAAACACGGCGACATAACCTCGCCACCACTGAGAAAGAGTGtggaggaagatgaggatgagGGGGACTCCTTCTTCGACGACCCCCTCCCTACACCAAAGAAGACTTTTGGCTG GAGAGCGGACCCCGTCAGACCGGCGggcagccccccgccccccccgagAGACGGTCCCCGGTCGAAGAGCGGAGAGCCGAACCCGCGGGACCCCGCCGACAGGAGGACGG GTAATCACAAAGACAAAGGATTCAGAGACTCCAAGACGGAGAGCCAAACCCGTAGCAGAGATGGAGCCCTTGGATCTG ATGAAGACAATGACTATGACGATGATTTCAACAG CCACAGATCAGATAACTCTCGAAGCGAGCTGAGCATCGGGGAAGAGATCGAGGAGGTCTCCATCGAGGGACCTGACGGAAGTGATAAG cTCGATGACCTCACTGTGGACCTCAGCCTGTCGCAGCTCAGCCAAGGGGCAGACTACATGGAGGAGGTGGCCTGA
- the cep43 gene encoding FGFR1 oncogene partner isoform X8 has protein sequence MIVSGVCLVVLVKMSAAEEDTELRDLLIQNLENNGVLNKIKAELRAAVFLALEEQDKVENKTPLVNENLKKCLNTKDGRLVASLITDFLHVFNLDFTLAVFQPEINSLNGLESREAVARELGITDQEGNKGTPLLLELIKRSRHKDKASMFSEGERTMPIPKELSPRQIAEARRKFDFYDKDKRGGINKDQLRTLFSDLFPGFHKNMLESYITDEFRALDKDFSNSIDFQEFLGMYKRLFMQCRSVVCSDVSDIIPIPNKFSEEKISTSPSSKIPRYKGFLKLSEEEEDEEEKAGAKAVEVGHSDTSLTFGSMKSRGQTPVLSREPKHGDITSPPLRKSVEEDEDEGDSFFDDPLPTPKKTFGCSNLAKADKSHSEASLSEHNNSRRERADPVRPAGSPPPPPRDGPRSKSGEPNPRDPADRRTGNHKDKGFRDSKTESQTRSRDGALGSDEDNDYDDDFNSHRSDNSRSELSIGEEIEEVSIEGPDGSDKLDDLTVDLSLSQLSQGADYMEEVA, from the exons ATGATAGTTTCGGGCGTTTGTTTGGTTGTCTTGGTGAAAATGTCTGCAGCAGAGGAAGATACAGAGCTACGTGATCTTCTGATTCAAAACTTAGAAAACAACGGAGTTCTGAATAAAATTAAG GCTGAACTGCGTGCTGCTGTGTTTCTTGCATTGGAGGAGCAGGACAAAGTAGAG AATAAAACTCCCCTTGTGAATGAAAACCTAAAGAAGTGTCTAAATACCAAAGATG GACGATTGGTGGCCAGCCTCATCACAGACTTCCtgcatgtttttaatttagACTTCACGCTTGCTGTCTTTCAGCCAGAAATAAACTCT CTGAATGGCCTGGAGAGTCGAGAAGCTGTGGCCCGTGAGCTGGGCATCACGGACCAGGAGGGTAACAAGGGCACGCCGCTGCTCCTGGAGCTGATTAAGAGGAGCCGGCACAAGGACAAAGCCTCAATGTTCTCAGAG GGAGAAAGAACCATGCCTATTCCCAAG GAGTTATCTCCCAGGCAGATTGCTGAGGCCAGGAGGAAATTTGACTTTTATGACAAG GACAAACGTGGTGGAATAAACAAAGATCAGTTGAGGACACTGTTCTCGGACCTCTTCCCGGGATTCCACAA GAATATGCTTGAGAGCTACATAACAGATGAATTCAGAGCTTTAGACAAGGACTTCAGTAACT CCATAGACTTCCAGGAATTTCTGGGGATGTATAAACGTTTGTTTATGCAATGTCGAAGTGTG GTCTGCAGTGATGTAAGTGACATCATTCCAATTCCAAATAAATTTTCAGAAGAGAAAATATCTACTTCACCTTCCAGTAAG ATACCCCGATATAAAGGATTTCTTAAActcagtgaggaggaggaggatgaggaggaaaaAGCTGGCGCCAAG GCAGTCGAGGTAGGCCACAGTGACACCAGCTTGACGTTTGGGTCCATGAAGAGCAGGGGTCAAACGCCGGTGTTGTCCAGAGAGCCAAAACACGGCGACATAACCTCGCCACCACTGAGAAAGAGTGtggaggaagatgaggatgagGGGGACTCCTTCTTCGACGACCCCCTCCCTACACCAAAGAAGACTTTTGGCTG TAGTAATCTCGCCAAGGCAGATAAAAGTCATTCAGAGGCCAgtctctctgaacacaacaataGTCGCAGAGA GAGAGCGGACCCCGTCAGACCGGCGggcagccccccgccccccccgagAGACGGTCCCCGGTCGAAGAGCGGAGAGCCGAACCCGCGGGACCCCGCCGACAGGAGGACGG GTAATCACAAAGACAAAGGATTCAGAGACTCCAAGACGGAGAGCCAAACCCGTAGCAGAGATGGAGCCCTTGGATCTG ATGAAGACAATGACTATGACGATGATTTCAACAG CCACAGATCAGATAACTCTCGAAGCGAGCTGAGCATCGGGGAAGAGATCGAGGAGGTCTCCATCGAGGGACCTGACGGAAGTGATAAG cTCGATGACCTCACTGTGGACCTCAGCCTGTCGCAGCTCAGCCAAGGGGCAGACTACATGGAGGAGGTGGCCTGA